DNA sequence from the Desulfocurvus vexinensis DSM 17965 genome:
TTCGCAGCGACGCAGGTGTCCGTCCGAAGGACGTGGAAGACAAAAAGACGAGTCTCGAGGATCGGCTGAAGAGCGGCTTCATGGCCGCCTACCGGCAGCGAGTGGCTACGGCGACCGGCGAACCGGTTTCGACCAACTGACAAAGGAGGAATGACCATGGCTTTCATCAATCCCAATCATCGGGGCCTCGCATACGGCGACGGCTACCTGCAGGGCGACGGCCAACTCGGCCAGGTGGTGAGGATCGTCGGCAACGACCTCTTCGCCGTGAACACCACGCCGACGGCCAAGTCGTTCGGCATTCTGATCAAGGATTACAAGAACGGAGAGATGCCCGGCATCTACTGCATGGGCGGTGTCTACGAGACCGACGTCTTCGAAGGGACCGTGAATCCCGGCGACGACCTGAAAGTTTCGGCCAACGGCAAACTCACCGCGGGCGTGCAGGCGGGCGAGGAAGTCATCGCCCGGGCCGTCTCCGTCTCCGGCGGAACGATCAAGTTCCGGCTGCTCATCTGATTACAGGAGGAAAACGATATGGAGACGATCCGCATGAACGTGCACAGCCAGGAATACATGGAGACGATGGCGCGCCTGATGTCCGAAGCGCTCGAGTCCCCCGATGGGATGCGCGCGCTGGCCGCGGCCATCGCCGAGCCCATCGAACAGGAAATCAAACGCAAGGAGATCTCTTCGCTGTTGCTCACGAAGCACACCCTGCCCAAGGGCGAGCGTCCTCTCTACCAGAAAAAACCAAAGGTCAAGGCCTACTGGATTTCCACCGAGGGCGAGGCTCAGGAGCAGGAAGTCGGCAAGGACGAAGTGGAGTTTCCCACTAACCGCATTCACTCCGCGCCTATGGTCGACGTCTCGGTGCTCAAGAACGGCAACATCGGCACCCTGATGGACATCCAGACCTCGGCCGCGGACGAAATCCGCAAGGAGATCGACAAGCGGACCATTACGGTGCTTTCGGCGGCCGTGCCCGCGGCCAACACCGTGGAGGTGACCGGCGCGACACTCACCGAGGAGGCGCTCAACGAGGCGATTTCCATCATCGAGGACTGTAGCGGTCTACAGTTTTTTGGACACTCATTTGCGCTAATCAGGCCGCTATTGACACCGGGGCGGTCTGCTCCTTTCTGACCTGGGCCGGGGTCTTGTACCCGTGTCGGCCAACGATCCATTCCCGATTGTAGGTTTCCTTGAATTCCAGCAGGGCCAGTCTCAGTTCTTCAACCGTGTCGAAGTGCCTGA
Encoded proteins:
- a CDS encoding HK97-fold major capsid protein: METIRMNVHSQEYMETMARLMSEALESPDGMRALAAAIAEPIEQEIKRKEISSLLLTKHTLPKGERPLYQKKPKVKAYWISTEGEAQEQEVGKDEVEFPTNRIHSAPMVDVSVLKNGNIGTLMDIQTSAADEIRKEIDKRTITVLSAAVPAANTVEVTGATLTEEALNEAISIIEDCSGLQFFGHSFALIRPLLTPGRSAPF
- a CDS encoding integrase core domain-containing protein; the protein is DEIAFLGIKSSPSYVREPQGNGIAERFVRTLKENLLWVRHFDTVEELRLALLEFKETYNREWIVGRHGYKTPAQVRKEQTAPVSIAA